One segment of Acidimicrobiia bacterium DNA contains the following:
- a CDS encoding HIT family hydrolase: protein MDRLWASWRMAYIEGASAVPSGEEACIFCELPNAGNDREAMLVARRPSVFAVLNIYPYNVGHTMVAPYAHASSIEELDSRVRGALMELCGEVVAALRRAYSPDGFNLGMNLGRVAGAGFPGHLHMHIVPRWSGDTNFMPVVADTKVLPEDLRTTYEKLTAALGDLEQNPTKSR, encoded by the coding sequence ATGGATAGGCTCTGGGCTTCCTGGAGGATGGCATACATCGAGGGGGCATCGGCAGTTCCTTCCGGCGAGGAGGCATGCATCTTTTGCGAGCTTCCAAACGCAGGTAACGACCGGGAAGCGATGCTTGTTGCTCGACGGCCATCTGTGTTTGCGGTCTTGAACATTTACCCATATAACGTCGGCCACACGATGGTCGCTCCATACGCGCACGCGTCTTCTATAGAAGAGCTAGACTCTCGGGTGCGGGGGGCTCTTATGGAGCTCTGTGGGGAGGTAGTTGCTGCACTACGGCGTGCTTACTCTCCAGATGGTTTCAACCTAGGAATGAATCTTGGGAGGGTCGCCGGTGCCGGGTTTCCAGGTCATCTTCACATGCACATAGTGCCGAGATGGTCAGGGGACACCAACTTTATGCCCGTCGTCGCAGATACGAAGGTTCTACCCGAGGACTTGAGAACCACTTACGAGAAGCTGACAGCCGCCTTGGGAGACCTTGAGCAGAACCCTACCAAGTCTCGATGA
- a CDS encoding threonine--tRNA ligase, with product MTSSFCSKRSSVPKIVAPGFEPKDVGNDGTIAQAISRLFPSLAGEVVAAVADGKLVDISSAVAGKENIRLISSKDPEGLSVLRHSAAHILANAVLSLYPGTKFATGPATDDGFFYDFDVERPFTDDDLSRIEEQMKEIVEADRPFIREEISKSEALKIFADQPYKVEIIESVDEGEGAGESVVSIYRNPPDFVDLCRGPHVPSTGMVRHFKLMRVAGAYWRGDARNRQLQRVYGTCWATREDLESHLRRLEEAARRDHRRLGVELDLFSFPDELGSGLALWHPKGAAVRKILEDFSRQEHEAAGYKLVYTPHLARSVLWETSGHLDFYANLMFPPMEVEGASYYAKPMNCPFHVMIYKSRTRSYREFPLRLFELGTVYRMEPSGVIHGLLRTRGFTQDDSHIFCTDEQLDAEIVSLIEFMTRVVGTFGFDRFSANLSTRPHDKSVGSEEIWERATAALASGLEQTGLRYEVDEGGGAFYGPKIDIHVADAIGRNWQLSTIQLDFNLPELFDLEYMGPDNLRHRPIMIHRAMYGSIERFFGILIEHFAGAFPTWLAPVQLKILPVADRHFEYAASIAKEAALRGIRVEVDNSRETLSNKVRRAQLEKVPYVAVVGDSDVLARTAGLRTRDGSDTRGVPIQEILSRIESEVAEKT from the coding sequence TTGACAAGTAGCTTTTGTTCTAAGAGGAGTTCAGTGCCCAAGATCGTTGCGCCCGGGTTTGAACCCAAAGATGTCGGAAACGATGGCACCATCGCGCAGGCCATCAGTCGTCTTTTTCCCTCGTTAGCCGGGGAGGTAGTGGCTGCGGTAGCGGACGGCAAGTTAGTCGACATCTCGTCGGCAGTGGCAGGGAAAGAAAACATAAGGCTCATAAGCTCGAAAGACCCGGAGGGTCTCTCTGTTTTGCGGCATTCGGCTGCCCACATCCTGGCGAACGCAGTGCTGAGCCTGTATCCGGGTACCAAGTTCGCCACTGGCCCAGCTACTGATGACGGCTTTTTTTACGACTTCGACGTCGAGCGGCCTTTTACCGACGACGATCTGTCTCGGATCGAAGAACAGATGAAAGAGATCGTCGAAGCCGACCGCCCCTTTATTCGAGAGGAGATCTCCAAGAGCGAGGCGCTAAAGATCTTCGCGGATCAGCCTTACAAAGTAGAGATCATCGAGTCGGTCGATGAAGGCGAAGGGGCTGGAGAGAGCGTGGTTAGCATCTACCGGAATCCCCCTGACTTTGTGGATCTGTGTAGAGGCCCCCACGTTCCTTCCACAGGGATGGTTCGGCATTTCAAGCTGATGAGGGTGGCAGGAGCGTATTGGCGGGGCGATGCCCGCAACCGTCAGTTGCAACGCGTTTACGGTACCTGTTGGGCTACTCGAGAGGATCTGGAGAGTCATCTTAGGCGACTGGAAGAAGCGGCCCGGCGAGATCATCGTCGCCTCGGCGTCGAGCTCGATTTGTTTTCCTTTCCAGACGAGCTCGGCAGCGGTCTTGCACTCTGGCATCCAAAGGGCGCCGCGGTTCGGAAAATTCTCGAAGACTTCTCACGCCAAGAGCACGAGGCCGCAGGGTACAAGCTGGTATACACCCCCCACCTTGCCCGCTCGGTACTGTGGGAAACCAGCGGGCACCTTGACTTCTACGCGAACTTGATGTTTCCGCCAATGGAGGTGGAAGGCGCTTCGTACTACGCAAAGCCAATGAACTGCCCTTTCCACGTGATGATCTACAAAAGCCGCACACGCTCGTATCGTGAGTTTCCACTTAGGCTGTTTGAGCTAGGAACCGTGTACAGAATGGAACCCTCAGGGGTCATACACGGTCTTCTCAGGACTAGAGGTTTCACGCAAGACGACTCTCACATCTTCTGTACTGACGAGCAGCTTGATGCCGAGATTGTATCTCTAATCGAGTTCATGACCAGAGTGGTCGGAACCTTCGGGTTCGATCGCTTTTCGGCAAATCTTTCCACCCGGCCACACGACAAGTCGGTGGGGTCGGAAGAGATATGGGAGAGGGCAACGGCCGCACTCGCTTCGGGCCTGGAGCAGACTGGATTGCGGTACGAGGTGGACGAAGGAGGTGGGGCTTTTTACGGACCCAAGATCGACATCCACGTCGCCGACGCGATTGGCCGTAATTGGCAGTTATCCACTATTCAGCTCGACTTCAACTTGCCGGAGTTGTTCGATCTTGAGTATATGGGTCCGGACAACCTTCGCCACCGTCCGATCATGATTCACAGGGCTATGTACGGCTCGATAGAGCGCTTCTTTGGAATCCTCATCGAGCACTTTGCGGGCGCTTTCCCTACCTGGCTTGCCCCGGTGCAGCTCAAGATTTTGCCTGTGGCGGATAGGCACTTCGAGTACGCGGCGAGTATCGCAAAAGAAGCTGCGCTTCGAGGGATCCGTGTCGAAGTTGACAACTCTAGAGAGACTTTGTCGAACAAAGTCAGGAGGGCTCAGCTGGAAAAGGTGCCGTACGTAGCGGTTGTCGGTGATAGCGATGTCCTGGCGCGTACGGCTGGTCTAAGGACGCGGGATGGCTCTGACACGAGGGGAGTGCCAATACAGGAAATTCTGTCGCGAATAGAGTCAGAAGTTGCGGAGAAAACTTGA